A window of Streptomyces marispadix contains these coding sequences:
- a CDS encoding Lrp/AsnC family transcriptional regulator, protein MTLDELDERIVHELSQDARRSYAEIGAEVGLSAPAVKRRVDRLRAEGVVTGFTVRVDPAALGWQTEGYIEMYCRSKTGPEDIRRALARYPEVASASTVTGEADAMVQVFASDMRHFEQVLERIAGEPFVERTKSVLVLSPLLRRYTSGAPR, encoded by the coding sequence GTGACCCTCGACGAACTCGACGAACGCATCGTCCACGAACTCTCCCAGGACGCCCGGCGCTCCTACGCCGAGATCGGCGCCGAGGTCGGCCTGTCCGCGCCCGCCGTCAAGCGCCGCGTGGACAGGCTGCGCGCCGAGGGCGTAGTCACCGGGTTCACCGTGCGGGTGGACCCGGCGGCGCTCGGCTGGCAGACCGAGGGATACATCGAGATGTACTGCCGCTCGAAGACCGGGCCCGAGGACATCCGCCGCGCCCTCGCCCGCTATCCGGAGGTGGCCTCCGCGTCCACGGTCACCGGCGAGGCCGACGCGATGGTGCAGGTCTTCGCCTCAGACATGCGCCACTTCGAGCAGGTGCTGGAACGCATCGCGGGCGAACCCTTCGTGGAACGCACGAAGTCGGTGCTTGTGCTCTCGCCGCTGCTGCGCCGCTACACGTCGGGCGCGCCACGCTGA
- a CDS encoding carbon-nitrogen hydrolase family protein, whose translation MPSLRLALRQGPAGAPRTVEDGLAALECAAREAAAGGARLLVTPELSLTGYDPSGGICARAEPADGPSARAVARIAAAHGVAVVYGYPELDPSTGELYNSAALVGPDGTHLADYRKTHLYGDYEKRRFTPGERLVVQAEVDGVRVGLLVCYDVEFPEAVRAHALAGTELLVVPTALMRPYDIVAETLVPARAWENQLYVAYADRTGREGEFDFAGLSALAAPDGSVPLRAGRDAALLLGEADTDLLHKSRTQNGYLDDRRPELYATG comes from the coding sequence ATGCCGTCGCTGCGCCTCGCCCTACGACAGGGCCCCGCCGGTGCGCCCCGCACCGTGGAGGACGGTCTCGCCGCGCTGGAGTGCGCAGCCCGCGAGGCCGCCGCCGGGGGCGCACGGCTGCTCGTCACTCCCGAACTGTCCCTGACCGGCTACGACCCCTCGGGCGGGATCTGCGCCCGCGCCGAGCCCGCCGACGGCCCGTCCGCCCGCGCGGTCGCACGCATCGCTGCCGCACACGGCGTCGCAGTCGTCTACGGCTATCCCGAACTCGACCCCAGCACAGGGGAGTTGTACAACTCCGCCGCCCTCGTCGGACCGGACGGCACCCACCTCGCGGACTACCGGAAGACACATCTCTACGGCGACTACGAGAAGCGCCGCTTCACCCCCGGAGAACGGCTCGTCGTACAGGCCGAAGTGGACGGCGTCCGCGTCGGATTGCTCGTCTGCTACGACGTGGAGTTCCCCGAGGCCGTACGCGCCCACGCACTCGCGGGCACCGAACTGCTCGTGGTGCCCACGGCGTTGATGCGTCCGTACGACATCGTCGCGGAAACCCTCGTACCTGCCCGTGCATGGGAGAACCAGCTCTATGTGGCGTACGCCGACCGCACCGGCCGCGAGGGGGAGTTCGACTTCGCCGGGCTGAGCGCTCTCGCCGCCCCCGACGGCAGTGTGCCGCTGCGGGCCGGACGCGACGCGGCGCTGCTCCTCGGCGAAGCCGACACGGATCTGCTGCACAAGTCACGTACGCAGAACGGCTATCTCGACGACCGGCGGCCCGAGCTGTACGCGACCGGCTGA
- a CDS encoding flavin monoamine oxidase family protein yields the protein MTSTVPTAVHEDQLHDDAAGKPPTMSGPDFPFAYDDFLAHPAGLGSVPATEHGTEVAVIGGGLSGIVTAYELMKTGLRPVVYEADRIGGRLRTERFEGCEGELTAEMGAMRFPPSSTAFQHYVDLAGLETKPFPNPLAPATPSTVVDLKGRSYYARTLDDLPPVFHQVMDAWNACLEEGAEFSAMRRALRERDVPRIREIWSRLVEKLDDQTFYGFLCASKSFASFRHREIFGQVGFGTGGWDTDFPNSILEILRVVYTGADDDHRSIVGGSRRLPLRLWEMEPDKLVHWPHGTSLASLHEAGEPRPAVTRLHRTAGNRITVTDASGAIRTYRAAVFTAQSWMLLSKIDCDDELLPIDHWTAVERTHYMESSKLFVPVDRPFWLDEAVDDRGEPTGRDVMSMTLTDRMTRGTYLLDDGPDRPAAICLSYTWCDDSLKWLPLDATERMEVMLKSLGEIYPDVDIRSHITGSPLTVSWEDEPYFMGAFKANLPGHYRYQRRLFTHFMQDDLPEDKRGLFLAGDDISWTAGWAEGAVQTAINAVWGVLHHLGGGTDPSNPGPGDVYDEIAPVLLPED from the coding sequence ATGACGTCCACGGTGCCCACCGCCGTACACGAGGACCAGCTTCACGACGACGCCGCCGGGAAGCCGCCCACCATGTCCGGGCCCGACTTCCCGTTCGCCTACGACGACTTCCTCGCCCACCCCGCGGGCCTGGGCTCCGTACCCGCCACCGAGCACGGCACCGAGGTCGCCGTGATCGGCGGCGGACTCTCCGGCATCGTCACCGCGTACGAGCTGATGAAGACCGGCCTCAGGCCCGTCGTCTACGAGGCCGACCGGATCGGCGGGCGGCTGCGCACCGAGCGCTTCGAAGGCTGCGAGGGCGAACTGACCGCCGAGATGGGCGCGATGCGCTTCCCGCCGTCCTCGACTGCCTTCCAGCACTATGTCGACCTCGCCGGGCTGGAGACCAAGCCGTTCCCCAACCCCCTCGCGCCCGCGACCCCTTCGACGGTCGTCGACCTCAAGGGCCGCTCGTACTACGCCCGTACGCTCGACGACCTGCCGCCCGTGTTCCACCAGGTCATGGACGCCTGGAACGCCTGCCTGGAGGAGGGCGCCGAATTCTCCGCCATGCGGCGGGCGTTGAGGGAACGCGACGTGCCGCGCATCCGGGAGATCTGGTCGCGGCTGGTGGAGAAGCTGGACGACCAGACCTTCTACGGCTTCCTCTGCGCCTCGAAGTCCTTCGCGTCCTTCCGGCACCGTGAGATCTTCGGGCAGGTCGGTTTCGGCACCGGCGGCTGGGACACCGACTTCCCCAACTCCATCCTGGAGATCCTGCGCGTCGTCTACACCGGCGCGGACGACGACCACCGCAGCATCGTCGGCGGCAGCCGCCGACTGCCGCTGCGCCTTTGGGAGATGGAGCCGGACAAGCTCGTCCACTGGCCGCACGGCACCTCGCTGGCCTCGCTGCACGAGGCGGGCGAGCCCAGGCCCGCCGTGACCCGTCTGCACCGCACCGCGGGCAACCGCATCACCGTCACCGACGCATCGGGCGCGATCCGCACCTACCGGGCAGCGGTCTTCACGGCCCAGTCGTGGATGCTGCTCAGCAAGATCGACTGTGATGACGAGCTGCTGCCCATCGACCACTGGACGGCGGTGGAACGCACCCACTACATGGAGTCCTCGAAGCTGTTCGTGCCCGTGGACCGGCCGTTCTGGCTCGACGAGGCCGTCGACGACAGGGGTGAGCCGACCGGCCGCGACGTGATGAGCATGACGCTCACCGACCGCATGACGCGCGGCACTTATCTGCTGGACGACGGCCCGGACCGGCCCGCCGCGATCTGCCTGTCGTACACGTGGTGCGACGACAGCCTCAAGTGGCTGCCGCTCGACGCCACGGAGCGCATGGAGGTGATGCTGAAGTCGCTCGGTGAGATCTACCCGGACGTCGACATCCGCAGCCACATCACCGGCAGCCCCCTCACGGTCTCCTGGGAGGACGAGCCGTACTTCATGGGTGCCTTCAAGGCCAACCTCCCCGGCCACTACCGCTACCAGCGGCGCCTGTTCACCCACTTCATGCAGGACGACCTGCCCGAGGACAAGCGCGGCCTGTTCCTCGCCGGGGACGACATCTCCTGGACGGCGGGCTGGGCGGAGGGCGCGGTACAGACCGCGATCAACGCCGTATGGGGAGTGCTCCACCACCTCGGCGGCGGCACCGATCCGTCCAACCCGGGACCCGGCGACGTGTACGACGAGATCGCGCCGGTGCTGCTGCCGGAGGACTGA
- a CDS encoding TIGR03619 family F420-dependent LLM class oxidoreductase yields MTLRLGLGLPQMKHFASGRDVTAVAREAEEFGFDSLWVFERTLVPEEPVDGMYGIDGRPWPETFRHVADPFVTLAQAAAVTGRVRLGTSVLVAPLHAPFELARMFATLSAASGGRVVAGLGTGWSRDEYAAAGSDFARRGELLDETIDVCETVWSPGTSAHEGARTRIAPSDVGPKPPGGRIPLLLAASNTRTLDRIARRADGWAPSLATPEVVARNRARLRELAEGHGRDPDSLTVVQRCGVQITDKPLGRDRRPHQGSVAQIVEDLAEGVAAGVDESIVDFQNSTRDAVELMDAARELYSAIRAAGM; encoded by the coding sequence ATGACGCTGCGACTGGGCCTGGGGCTGCCGCAGATGAAGCACTTTGCGTCGGGCCGCGACGTGACGGCGGTGGCCCGGGAGGCCGAGGAGTTCGGCTTCGACAGTCTGTGGGTCTTCGAGCGGACCCTGGTGCCGGAGGAACCGGTCGACGGCATGTACGGCATCGACGGCAGGCCCTGGCCGGAGACCTTCCGCCATGTCGCCGACCCGTTCGTCACGCTCGCACAGGCGGCAGCCGTCACCGGCCGGGTGCGTCTCGGCACGTCGGTGCTGGTCGCTCCGCTGCACGCGCCCTTCGAACTGGCCCGTATGTTCGCCACGTTGAGCGCGGCCAGCGGCGGCCGCGTCGTCGCGGGCCTGGGCACCGGCTGGTCGCGTGACGAATACGCCGCCGCGGGCTCCGACTTCGCCCGCAGGGGTGAGCTGCTGGACGAGACGATCGACGTGTGCGAGACGGTGTGGAGCCCCGGCACCTCAGCGCACGAAGGGGCACGCACGCGCATCGCGCCCTCCGATGTGGGGCCCAAGCCGCCGGGCGGCCGTATCCCGTTGCTGCTCGCCGCGAGCAACACCCGCACCCTGGACCGGATCGCGCGCCGCGCGGACGGCTGGGCGCCCTCCCTGGCGACCCCCGAGGTCGTGGCCCGCAACCGTGCCAGGCTCCGCGAACTCGCCGAAGGGCACGGCCGCGACCCCGACTCCCTCACCGTCGTGCAGCGGTGCGGGGTGCAGATCACCGACAAGCCGCTGGGCCGCGACCGCAGGCCGCACCAGGGCAGTGTGGCGCAGATCGTCGAGGACCTCGCGGAGGGCGTGGCGGCAGGCGTCGACGAGTCGATCGTCGACTTCCAGAACTCGACTCGCGACGCGGTTGAACTGATGGACGCGGCAAGGGAGTTGTACTCGGCCATCCGGGCAGCGGGCATGTGA
- a CDS encoding DUF5995 family protein: MTSAERTPLRDGPGPRQSRPIRPRPHGGLRSVVHSLRGIAAELPYGDGVAVFNRVYLTVTREFQQHVESGWFSDRDSAGELGVRFAGRYLAAVGALRAGSRAPACWRPLFRLRHHPQVHPLQFALAGINAHVGHDLPLSLLATCRARQARPEELEGDFERVGDLLTLLEERIREELMPGPDLLDAADPLTHLVGSWSLEMARGGAWMAFRALWGLRELPELAREFTERLDAGTGMTGRCLLTPLPPRCA, translated from the coding sequence ATGACGTCAGCCGAACGTACGCCGCTCCGGGACGGGCCCGGGCCGCGCCAGTCTCGTCCGATCCGGCCCCGTCCCCACGGCGGGCTGCGCTCCGTCGTGCACAGCCTCCGCGGCATCGCCGCCGAACTGCCGTACGGAGACGGCGTCGCCGTCTTCAACCGCGTCTATCTCACGGTGACGCGGGAGTTCCAACAGCACGTGGAATCGGGCTGGTTCAGCGACCGTGACTCGGCAGGGGAGCTGGGTGTGCGCTTCGCCGGGCGCTATCTGGCGGCGGTCGGCGCGCTGCGGGCGGGCAGCCGTGCTCCGGCGTGCTGGCGCCCGCTGTTCCGGCTGCGCCACCATCCTCAGGTACATCCCCTCCAGTTCGCCCTGGCGGGGATCAACGCCCATGTCGGGCACGATCTTCCGCTCTCGCTGCTCGCCACCTGCCGGGCACGGCAGGCTCGACCCGAGGAGCTGGAGGGCGACTTCGAGCGTGTGGGCGATCTGCTGACACTGCTGGAGGAGCGCATCCGCGAGGAGCTGATGCCCGGCCCGGACCTCCTCGACGCCGCCGACCCGCTCACGCATCTCGTGGGCTCCTGGAGCCTGGAGATGGCGCGCGGCGGGGCCTGGATGGCATTTCGCGCGCTGTGGGGTCTGCGTGAACTGCCCGAGCTGGCAAGGGAGTTCACCGAGCGGCTCGACGCGGGCACCGGAATGACCGGGCGGTGTCTGCTGACGCCGCTGCCGCCGCGCTGCGCATGA
- a CDS encoding MFS transporter, whose translation MQQTVIEGATRRARVAVSVVFTVHGGVSGSFATAIPWIREHLQLGHGWLGMALVFLTVGASAAMPLSARLAHRYGPRRTLAWLSVMCCVGLTLPAFSPGLVWLCVILFVYGCGLGLMDVAMNSHGVQIEERYGRSVMSGLHGMWSVGTLLGGAGGALAAETGMDGRVHLGLVAPVLAVIAVVASRWALDVGEGTAEKDAARTATGTAAGGETSAAAEAGTGTGTGTGTGESEGAETKKEEPPRFALPSRAALTVGLMGFFAVFAEGASMDWSAIYLRDVTHADPGLAASAFTAFACTMAVARLLGDAVVRRLGPVRTVRASGLTAAVGGALVVIARTPALAIAGYALIGIGVAVVVPLCFAAAGRIPSSSPGQEIAGVATLAYASGLAAPAAVGWIAEATSLSVSFGLVTVLLLGLVLGAGMLRTEARTTASGVPGGASAKMEDASAAAPESP comes from the coding sequence ATGCAGCAGACCGTCATCGAGGGCGCCACCCGCCGGGCACGGGTCGCGGTCTCCGTCGTCTTCACCGTGCACGGCGGGGTGAGCGGCAGCTTCGCGACGGCCATCCCGTGGATCCGGGAGCATCTCCAACTCGGCCACGGCTGGCTGGGGATGGCGCTGGTGTTCCTCACCGTCGGCGCCTCCGCCGCGATGCCGCTGTCCGCGCGGCTCGCGCACCGCTACGGCCCGCGCCGCACTCTCGCGTGGCTGTCGGTGATGTGCTGCGTTGGTCTTACGCTGCCCGCCTTCTCCCCCGGGCTGGTGTGGCTGTGCGTGATCCTCTTCGTCTACGGGTGCGGCCTGGGCCTGATGGACGTCGCGATGAACTCGCACGGCGTGCAGATCGAGGAGCGTTACGGCCGTTCGGTGATGTCCGGGCTGCACGGCATGTGGAGCGTCGGCACGCTGCTGGGCGGCGCGGGCGGCGCCCTCGCGGCGGAGACCGGGATGGACGGCAGGGTCCATCTGGGGCTGGTGGCCCCGGTGCTGGCGGTGATCGCGGTCGTCGCGTCCCGCTGGGCGCTGGACGTAGGGGAAGGCACCGCGGAGAAGGACGCGGCCCGGACCGCGACCGGGACCGCCGCCGGGGGCGAGACCTCCGCCGCCGCCGAGGCCGGGACGGGGACCGGCACCGGGACCGGGACCGGCGAGAGCGAAGGCGCAGAGACGAAGAAGGAGGAGCCGCCGCGCTTCGCGCTGCCCAGCCGTGCCGCCCTCACCGTCGGGCTGATGGGCTTCTTCGCGGTCTTCGCCGAGGGCGCTTCCATGGACTGGTCCGCCATCTATCTGCGTGATGTCACCCATGCCGATCCGGGCCTGGCAGCCTCGGCGTTCACCGCCTTCGCGTGCACGATGGCCGTCGCCCGGCTCCTGGGCGACGCCGTGGTACGGCGGCTGGGGCCGGTGCGTACGGTGCGTGCGTCCGGTCTGACGGCGGCCGTCGGCGGTGCGCTGGTGGTGATCGCCCGTACTCCCGCGCTGGCGATCGCGGGTTACGCGCTCATCGGCATCGGCGTCGCGGTGGTGGTGCCGCTGTGCTTCGCCGCCGCGGGCCGAATCCCCTCCTCCTCGCCCGGTCAGGAGATCGCGGGCGTCGCGACTCTGGCGTACGCCTCGGGCCTCGCTGCTCCCGCAGCGGTCGGCTGGATCGCGGAGGCCACGTCGCTCTCCGTGTCGTTCGGGCTGGTCACCGTGCTGCTGCTGGGGCTCGTGCTGGGGGCGGGGATGCTGCGTACGGAGGCGCGCACCACGGCCTCGGGCGTTCCCGGCGGCGCCTCCGCCAAGATGGAGGACGCCTCGGCCGCGGCCCCCGAGTCGCCCTGA
- the ribD gene encoding bifunctional diaminohydroxyphosphoribosylaminopyrimidine deaminase/5-amino-6-(5-phosphoribosylamino)uracil reductase RibD, with protein sequence MRRAVELAARGLGSTSPNPVVGCVVLNSEGYPVGEGWHQRAGGPHAEIHALAEAGDDARGGTAVVTLEPCDRTGRTGPCSKALIEAGIARVVYAVADPSAPGGARRLAEAGIDVVRGLLADEAAAGNAAWLTSVRLGRPYVVWKYAATLDGRVAAADGSSRWITSEEARADVHRLRARTDAVLVGSGTARADRPHLAVRGVPGAVQPLRVVIDTEAAVVRPGARVLDGAAPTLVAVAEDAGAHELEGAAELLRLPRAAGGGPGVDLTALLEELYAREVRSVLLEGGPTLAGAFVRAGAVDEVIGYIAPVLLGAGPAALGDAGIAAITQALRLKVTETARLGPDLRITAVPAESVRAGATGAAAATTAAEVTAGGATAVRSASASAPGPHAITTSTAKAANTAVTEES encoded by the coding sequence ATGCGGCGCGCCGTCGAACTCGCCGCCCGTGGCCTCGGATCCACCAGCCCGAACCCCGTCGTGGGCTGTGTCGTACTCAACTCCGAGGGCTATCCCGTGGGCGAGGGCTGGCACCAGCGCGCCGGCGGACCGCACGCGGAGATCCACGCACTCGCCGAGGCGGGCGACGACGCACGCGGCGGCACCGCCGTCGTCACCCTCGAACCCTGCGACCGGACCGGCCGTACGGGACCGTGCTCGAAGGCGCTCATCGAAGCGGGCATCGCCCGGGTCGTCTACGCCGTCGCCGACCCTTCGGCACCCGGCGGCGCACGGCGGCTGGCCGAGGCCGGAATCGACGTCGTGCGGGGGCTGCTGGCAGACGAGGCCGCCGCGGGCAACGCCGCATGGCTGACATCGGTGCGGCTCGGGCGCCCCTACGTCGTATGGAAGTACGCCGCCACACTCGACGGGCGCGTCGCGGCGGCCGACGGCTCCAGCCGCTGGATCACCTCCGAGGAGGCACGTGCCGACGTGCACCGGCTGCGGGCCCGTACCGACGCGGTGCTCGTCGGCTCCGGCACAGCACGAGCCGACCGGCCGCATCTCGCCGTGCGAGGCGTGCCCGGCGCGGTGCAGCCGCTGCGCGTGGTGATCGACACCGAGGCCGCGGTGGTACGGCCCGGAGCACGCGTACTGGACGGCGCCGCACCCACGCTCGTGGCCGTCGCCGAGGACGCCGGGGCACACGAACTCGAAGGCGCTGCGGAGCTGTTGAGGCTGCCGCGCGCCGCGGGCGGCGGGCCGGGCGTGGATCTGACCGCGCTGCTGGAGGAGCTTTACGCGCGGGAGGTCCGTTCCGTGCTGCTGGAGGGCGGCCCGACGCTGGCAGGCGCGTTCGTGCGTGCGGGAGCCGTCGACGAGGTCATCGGCTACATCGCACCCGTACTGCTGGGCGCCGGGCCCGCCGCGCTCGGGGACGCCGGAATCGCCGCGATCACGCAGGCGTTGCGGCTGAAGGTGACCGAAACCGCCCGGCTCGGACCGGACTTGCGCATCACTGCGGTGCCCGCGGAGTCCGTACGGGCCGGGGCGACCGGAGCAGCAGCCGCGACCACCGCCGCCGAGGTCACGGCGGGAGGCGCCACCGCGGTCAGATCTGCCTCTGCGTCCGCCCCCGGGCCCCACGCCATCACCACGAGTACCGCCAAAGCAGCCAACACCGCTGTCACCGAGGAGTCCTGA
- a CDS encoding riboflavin synthase: MFTGIVEELGEVVAVEELPGAARLRLRGPRVTEGVRHGDSIAVNGVCLTVVESSDGEFTADVIGETLARSSLGALTVGSRVNLERPMALGGRLDGHLVQGHVDGTGTIAERTADGTVRVQLPPGLAKYIVEKGSITVDGVSLTVVEAGDAHFTVSLIPTTLELTTLGVKNAGDPVNLEVDVLAKYVERLLTHDGREAVR, translated from the coding sequence GTGTTCACCGGAATCGTCGAAGAGCTGGGCGAGGTCGTCGCAGTGGAGGAACTGCCGGGCGCGGCACGCCTCCGGCTGCGCGGCCCCCGCGTCACCGAGGGAGTGCGGCACGGCGACTCCATCGCCGTCAACGGCGTCTGCCTCACCGTCGTCGAGTCGTCGGACGGCGAGTTCACCGCGGACGTCATCGGCGAGACGCTCGCACGCTCCAGCCTCGGCGCACTCACCGTCGGCTCCCGGGTCAATCTCGAACGCCCGATGGCGCTGGGCGGCAGGCTCGACGGCCACCTCGTACAGGGCCATGTCGACGGCACGGGCACCATCGCCGAGCGGACCGCGGACGGCACGGTACGCGTCCAACTGCCCCCGGGGCTGGCCAAGTACATCGTCGAGAAGGGGTCCATCACGGTCGACGGTGTCAGCCTCACCGTCGTCGAGGCGGGCGACGCCCACTTCACCGTCAGCCTGATCCCCACCACGCTGGAGCTGACCACCCTCGGTGTCAAAAACGCCGGCGACCCGGTCAATCTGGAGGTCGACGTCCTCGCCAAGTACGTGGAGCGGCTGCTGACGCACGACGGCAGGGAAGCGGTCCGGTGA
- a CDS encoding nicotinamide mononucleotide transporter family protein, giving the protein MSVIALLDDEAFTAFGQHVIYSDLLGNVIGLAALALGWRRSVLTWPVQVLAGVVLVCAYYSAQLAGGVGKQLLVIAVALWGWWQWRRGNRTAEDGAITVRFATMRERAVLLTGTALGTLAVGGLFTLVPKLSWNPWPDAYIFVGTLAAMTAQARGLVEFWFAWLLVDVVGVPLAFSSGLAFSGLVYVVYLGLVLWGMRSWWLRTRTAAPAVSARPDSAVEGARP; this is encoded by the coding sequence GTGAGCGTCATCGCCCTGCTCGACGACGAGGCGTTCACGGCCTTCGGCCAGCACGTCATCTACTCCGACCTCCTCGGCAACGTCATCGGCCTGGCCGCTCTCGCGCTGGGCTGGCGCCGCTCCGTACTCACCTGGCCCGTGCAGGTGCTGGCCGGGGTCGTCCTCGTCTGCGCCTACTACTCGGCCCAACTGGCGGGCGGAGTCGGCAAGCAGCTCCTGGTCATCGCTGTCGCGCTGTGGGGCTGGTGGCAGTGGCGCCGCGGCAACCGCACCGCCGAGGACGGCGCGATCACGGTCCGCTTCGCGACCATGCGGGAGCGCGCCGTGCTGCTGACGGGCACCGCACTGGGGACCCTCGCCGTCGGCGGGCTCTTCACGCTCGTGCCGAAGCTGTCGTGGAACCCCTGGCCGGACGCGTACATCTTCGTCGGCACGCTCGCCGCGATGACGGCTCAGGCACGCGGACTCGTGGAGTTCTGGTTCGCGTGGCTGCTGGTCGACGTCGTCGGCGTACCGCTGGCCTTCAGCAGCGGGCTCGCGTTCTCCGGCCTGGTGTATGTCGTCTACCTCGGTCTCGTGCTGTGGGGCATGCGCAGTTGGTGGCTGAGGACCCGTACCGCCGCACCAGCGGTGTCCGCTCGACCGGACTCCGCCGTCGAAGGAGCACGACCATGA
- the ribA gene encoding GTP cyclohydrolase II, translated as MSAATPAATAAATTAAPVTGSVPAPGDYEPRRGSELERSPDDFTLDTVERAIADVALGRPVVVVDDENRENEGDLIVAAERITPEIVAFMMSECRGLICTPMEAADLDRLDLPQMVEHNSEAMGTAFTVSVDGAARHGITTGISAADRAATIRLLADPETAPPDFVRPGHVFPLRAKPGGVLTRAGHTEAGVDLARLAGLRPAAAIVEIAAEDGTMLRLPELLPFARKHGLAVISIEDLVAYRRARPERQGEARPGEPAPVRSEGQSAESGALPGALPGAQPVAHAAEQSAGPVVRREAVTRLPTRHGEFRAYGYRSTADGVEHIALVAGDVTAGEGEDVLVRVHSECLTGDVFGSLRCDCGTQLDAALERVQSEGRGVVVYLRGHEGRGIGLLSKLRAYELQERGRDTLDANLELGLPADARDYEAAARILADLGVRSLRLMTNNPEKSEAMVRHGLRVEERVAMPVVAGEHNLRYLRTKRDRMGHELPSLEARETSPCGSQ; from the coding sequence ATGAGCGCAGCCACCCCAGCCGCTACGGCCGCAGCCACTACGGCCGCTCCGGTCACCGGGTCCGTCCCGGCGCCCGGCGACTACGAACCGCGACGCGGCTCCGAACTGGAGCGCAGCCCCGACGACTTCACCCTCGACACCGTCGAGCGCGCCATAGCCGACGTGGCCCTCGGCCGTCCCGTCGTCGTCGTCGACGACGAGAACCGGGAGAACGAGGGCGACCTGATCGTCGCCGCCGAGCGGATCACCCCCGAGATCGTCGCCTTCATGATGAGCGAGTGCCGGGGACTGATCTGCACGCCCATGGAGGCCGCCGACCTCGACCGGCTCGACCTGCCGCAGATGGTCGAGCACAACTCCGAGGCCATGGGGACGGCCTTCACCGTCTCCGTCGACGGCGCCGCCCGCCATGGGATCACCACCGGCATCTCCGCCGCCGACCGCGCCGCCACCATCCGGCTGCTGGCCGACCCGGAGACGGCGCCGCCGGACTTCGTACGGCCCGGACACGTCTTCCCGCTGCGTGCCAAGCCGGGCGGCGTCCTGACCCGCGCAGGGCACACCGAGGCCGGGGTCGACCTGGCGCGGCTGGCCGGACTGCGGCCCGCCGCCGCCATCGTCGAGATCGCAGCCGAGGACGGCACGATGCTGCGGCTGCCCGAACTGCTGCCGTTCGCCCGCAAGCACGGCCTCGCGGTGATCTCCATCGAGGATCTCGTCGCCTACCGCAGGGCACGCCCCGAACGCCAGGGCGAGGCCCGTCCCGGGGAACCGGCCCCCGTGCGGTCTGAGGGGCAGTCCGCCGAGTCCGGCGCCCTTCCCGGCGCCCTTCCCGGCGCACAGCCTGTCGCGCACGCTGCCGAGCAGTCCGCCGGTCCGGTCGTACGACGTGAGGCCGTCACGCGACTGCCCACGCGCCACGGCGAGTTCCGCGCCTACGGCTACCGCTCGACGGCCGACGGCGTCGAACACATCGCCCTGGTCGCAGGCGACGTCACGGCGGGCGAAGGCGAGGACGTGCTGGTACGTGTGCACTCCGAGTGCCTCACCGGCGACGTCTTCGGATCGCTGCGCTGCGACTGCGGCACACAGCTCGACGCCGCCCTGGAGCGGGTGCAGTCCGAGGGGCGCGGCGTGGTGGTGTATCTGCGCGGGCACGAGGGCCGCGGCATCGGGCTGCTGTCCAAGCTGCGCGCGTACGAGCTGCAAGAGCGCGGCCGCGACACCCTCGACGCCAACCTCGAACTGGGCCTGCCCGCCGACGCCCGCGACTACGAGGCCGCCGCGCGCATCCTCGCCGACCTGGGCGTACGCTCCCTGCGGCTGATGACCAACAACCCGGAGAAGTCCGAGGCGATGGTCCGCCACGGGCTGCGGGTCGAGGAGCGCGTGGCGATGCCCGTGGTGGCGGGCGAGCACAACCTGCGCTATCTGCGCACCAAGCGGGACCGCATGGGCCACGAACTCCCGTCGCTGGAGGCCCGGGAGACCTCGCCGTGCGGAAGCCAGTGA
- the ribH gene encoding 6,7-dimethyl-8-ribityllumazine synthase, translating to MSGKGAPEVSVEDVENCGDLRVAVVAAQWHRPVMDGLVAGAMRAAQELGTGEPTLLRVPGSFELPVAAGVLARSGYDAVVALGVVIRGGTPHFDYVCQGVTQGLTQVGVETGVPIGFGVLTCDDEQQALDRAGLADSVEDKGHEALTAAVATAAALRTVAVRAARPARVGPRTAT from the coding sequence GTGAGCGGCAAGGGCGCCCCCGAAGTGTCCGTCGAGGACGTCGAGAACTGCGGCGATCTGCGAGTGGCGGTGGTCGCCGCACAGTGGCACCGGCCCGTCATGGACGGGCTCGTAGCAGGCGCCATGCGCGCCGCACAGGAGCTGGGCACCGGCGAGCCGACCCTGCTGCGCGTCCCCGGCAGCTTCGAACTGCCCGTGGCCGCCGGGGTCCTCGCGCGCTCCGGCTACGACGCGGTCGTCGCACTCGGCGTGGTCATCCGCGGCGGTACGCCGCACTTCGACTACGTGTGCCAGGGCGTCACCCAGGGCCTGACGCAAGTCGGCGTCGAGACCGGCGTCCCCATCGGCTTCGGCGTGCTCACCTGCGACGACGAGCAGCAGGCCCTCGACCGTGCCGGGCTTGCGGACTCCGTGGAGGACAAGGGCCACGAGGCGCTGACGGCCGCCGTCGCGACCGCCGCCGCGCTGCGCACGGTGGCCGTCCGAGCGGCACGACCCGCGCGTGTGGGGCCCCGGACCGCCACGTAG